A single genomic interval of Flavobacteriales bacterium harbors:
- a CDS encoding DUF4199 domain-containing protein, whose product MKHYMNWGAILGLSLVVFSIILYLFGKGESGLTSVSHLIIIGVLALAIFKVKEMNGGFLSFGEGLGTGAWISLFGAVIVAFYTFVQLSFIDPDQISRLLLKIEDQLYESQIDDSQIETVMEMYGKIFKPGLMAFFAFLGTGLEGFIVSLIASAVLKKEDTSFESNFK is encoded by the coding sequence ATGAAGCATTATATGAATTGGGGCGCCATCCTTGGACTCTCGTTAGTCGTATTCTCAATCATTCTTTATCTGTTTGGTAAAGGTGAATCAGGTCTGACGAGTGTTTCTCACCTGATCATTATCGGAGTACTGGCATTGGCAATATTCAAGGTGAAAGAAATGAATGGCGGTTTTCTCAGTTTTGGCGAAGGGCTCGGTACAGGCGCTTGGATTTCGCTGTTCGGGGCAGTCATAGTGGCGTTCTACACGTTTGTTCAGCTCAGTTTCATAGATCCAGATCAGATTTCAAGATTATTGCTGAAAATTGAAGATCAACTTTATGAGTCACAGATTGACGATAGCCAGATTGAGACGGTTATGGAGATGTACGGAAAGATATTCAAGCCAGGTCTGATGGCATTCTTCGCGTTTCTTGGTACTGGACTCGAAGGTTTTATCGTCTCTCTTATCGCAAGTGCTGTTTTGAAGAAAGAAGACACATCGTTCGAATCTAATTTTAAGTAG
- the fsa gene encoding fructose-6-phosphate aldolase, giving the protein MKFFIDTANLDQIKEAQDLGVLDGVTTNPSLMAKEGIHGEERVRQHYIDICNIVDGDVSAEVIATDFAGMIKEGEALAKLHPQIVVKVPMIKDGIKAIKYFSDKGIRTNCTLVFSAGQALLAAKAGATYVSPFLGRLDDNSQDGMELIEQIRLIYDNYMFDTQILAASIRHTMHIVKCAEAGSDVATCPLSAILGLLNHPLTDIGLAKFLADFAANK; this is encoded by the coding sequence ATGAAATTCTTTATCGACACCGCAAACCTCGACCAAATTAAAGAAGCACAGGACCTTGGCGTTCTTGATGGCGTAACCACCAATCCATCTTTGATGGCCAAGGAAGGAATTCATGGTGAGGAGCGCGTAAGACAACATTACATCGATATCTGCAATATTGTGGATGGAGATGTAAGCGCTGAAGTAATTGCGACAGACTTTGCAGGTATGATAAAAGAGGGCGAGGCATTGGCAAAACTACATCCACAGATTGTGGTAAAAGTGCCGATGATCAAAGACGGAATCAAAGCCATTAAATATTTCAGCGACAAAGGAATTCGCACCAACTGCACATTGGTTTTCAGTGCCGGACAAGCATTGCTTGCTGCCAAAGCAGGTGCCACGTATGTTTCACCATTTCTTGGACGATTGGATGACAACAGCCAAGACGGAATGGAACTTATTGAGCAGATCAGGTTGATCTATGACAACTACATGTTCGATACGCAGATTCTTGCTGCTAGCATCCGACACACAATGCATATTGTAAAGTGTGCCGAAGCTGGATCAGATGTGGCAACTTGCCCATTGAGCGCCATCTTGGGTCTTCTCAATCATCCACTTACTGATATTGGTCTTGCCAAATTCTTGGCCGATTTTGCAGCAAACAAGTAA